One part of the Papaver somniferum cultivar HN1 unplaced genomic scaffold, ASM357369v1 unplaced-scaffold_123, whole genome shotgun sequence genome encodes these proteins:
- the LOC113331024 gene encoding uncharacterized protein LOC113331024, producing MDSKFGFCYSNPLTPQDPCIKVDYSIDNHTRTWNVSRLSTHFDDVSVKNLGINPSPCKTLWLHIWKIRVPHIIQLFLWKAVKNALPSRTVLHTRMPMHSVECARCNDPHENIMHTLVLCPFASKTSRNNLVFQNVFENHKSVIERARAMLLTRKNTFVATLSNPIALNHKWMPPLVGWIKCNTDRAFDDISGDNGAGYVMRNSTSKSSFCAAMVFEVSSAEEAEARAI from the exons atggattccaAATTTGGGTTCTGCTACTCCAACCCTCTCACCCCTCAGGACCCTTGCATAAAAGTTGATTACTCCATTGATAACCATACTAGAACATGGAATGTTTCTAGACTCTCTACCCACTTTGATGATGTTTCTGTTAAGAATCT AGGCATTAATCCCTCTCCATGTAAGACTCTTTGGTTACATATCTGGAAGATTAGAGTTCCTCACATAATTCAACTCTTCCTTTGGAAAGCTGTTAAAAATGCTCTTCCATCTAGAACTGTCCTTCATACCAGAATGCCCATGCATTCTGTTGAATGTGCCAGATGCAACGATCCTCATGAAAAcattatgcatactttggttctgtGTCCTTTTGCTTCTAAG ACCAGTAGAAATAACTTAGTCTTTCAAAATGTGTTTGAAAATCATAAATCTGTCATAGAAAGAGCTAGGGCAATGCTCCTTACTAGGAAAAATACTTTTGTTGCTACCCTTTCAAATCCCATAGCTCTAAATCACAAATGGATGCCCCCTTTGGTTGGTTGGATCAAATGTAACACTGATAGAGCTTTTGATGACATCTCTGGAGATAATGGTGCAGGATATGTGATGAGAAATTCTACTAGCAAATCCTCTTTCTGTGCTGCCATGGTTTTTGAAGTTTCATCTGCAgaagaagctgaagccagagCCATCTAG